A window of the Halostagnicola kamekurae genome harbors these coding sequences:
- a CDS encoding acetate--CoA ligase family protein — protein sequence MALDSLFDPNGIAVVGASATEGKIGYEAMRNAVEYDGPVYPVNPSSSGTVFDREFVPSVTEIDGDVDLVLSCVPGPVVPEVIEECGEAGIGAAVIFSGGFAEAGEDGERLQNRLVEAAAESDVHLLGPNTSGFLRPGSNLRATFATGTEDVPAGNVAIIAQSGGIAFATAFRAENDGRGVSAMVGLGNAANVGFREAVEHFDGDEETDAIALHVEGTDDARGLLETCRSASTPVVTYNVGEQDVGDFAESHTGSLTGDHKLYEAGFAQYGVPTVRSVGELVDAGIALADCPRPSGPNVGVVTAQAGPGIAITDRLKAAGATLPSLSEETQAVVEDVLPGITFSENPVDTGRPMPEFGEVVEAVARDENVDIVLVYELFEAGLGFPTDTLEGLPEATGKPIVFATGGSRRALEPELETMNACGIPTYTTPERGADAVAALVRYAKRNSRPAASASEVSDDE from the coding sequence ATGGCTCTCGATAGTTTATTCGATCCCAATGGGATCGCCGTCGTCGGTGCCTCCGCGACGGAGGGCAAGATCGGTTACGAAGCGATGCGAAACGCCGTCGAGTACGACGGACCGGTGTATCCAGTCAATCCCTCGAGTTCCGGTACCGTGTTCGATCGCGAGTTCGTCCCGTCGGTCACGGAGATCGACGGCGACGTCGATCTCGTCCTGTCCTGCGTCCCGGGCCCGGTCGTCCCGGAGGTCATCGAGGAGTGTGGCGAGGCGGGGATCGGCGCGGCGGTGATTTTCTCCGGCGGGTTCGCGGAGGCCGGCGAGGACGGCGAGCGACTCCAGAACCGACTCGTCGAAGCGGCGGCGGAGAGTGACGTGCACCTGCTCGGCCCGAACACGAGCGGGTTCTTGCGGCCGGGATCGAACCTCCGCGCGACGTTCGCCACGGGGACCGAGGACGTTCCAGCCGGAAACGTTGCGATCATCGCCCAGAGCGGCGGGATCGCGTTCGCGACCGCGTTCCGGGCGGAGAACGACGGCCGGGGCGTCTCGGCGATGGTCGGGCTCGGGAACGCCGCGAACGTCGGCTTTCGGGAGGCCGTCGAGCACTTCGACGGGGACGAGGAGACCGACGCCATCGCGTTACACGTCGAGGGGACCGACGACGCTCGAGGGTTGCTCGAGACCTGCCGGTCGGCGTCGACGCCCGTCGTCACCTACAACGTGGGCGAACAGGACGTCGGCGACTTCGCCGAGTCCCACACCGGCTCGCTCACGGGCGATCACAAACTCTACGAGGCGGGGTTCGCACAGTACGGCGTTCCCACAGTGCGGTCGGTCGGCGAGCTCGTCGACGCCGGAATCGCGCTGGCGGATTGTCCGCGACCGTCGGGACCGAACGTCGGCGTCGTGACGGCCCAGGCGGGGCCGGGTATCGCGATCACGGACCGATTGAAAGCCGCGGGGGCGACCCTTCCCTCCCTGTCCGAGGAGACGCAGGCAGTCGTCGAGGACGTCCTTCCGGGAATCACCTTCTCGGAAAATCCAGTCGACACGGGCCGCCCGATGCCCGAGTTCGGCGAGGTCGTCGAGGCGGTCGCGCGCGACGAGAACGTCGATATCGTGCTGGTCTACGAGCTGTTCGAGGCCGGGCTCGGATTCCCGACCGACACGCTCGAGGGGCTCCCGGAGGCGACCGGGAAACCGATCGTCTTCGCGACGGGCGGATCGCGACGCGCGCTCGAGCCGGAGCTCGAGACTATGAACGCCTGTGGAATTCCGACCTACACAACGCCTGAACGGGGCGCAGATGCGGTCGCGGCGCTGGTTCGGTACGCGAAGCGTAATTCGAGGCCAGCGGCGAGCGCAAGCGAGGTGAGCGACGATGAGTGA
- a CDS encoding acetate--CoA ligase family protein → MSDPLETATKAGRTALTESEAKAVLSARGIAVPDGETAQTPAEAVDAAGRLGYPVVVKIESPSVQHKSDWGGGIGVALGLEDGDAVEAAAAEILETAEERGIEAAVRVESALEVDGGIEVIVGGTRDPSFGPTVLVGLGGVAVEVLEDTSHRLAPVTTEEALAMTRELEASPLLDGYRGEPAIDRDAVADAIQTVGEFLVDEPSVSEVEVNPLLARGDDALALDALVTLTPDARSE, encoded by the coding sequence ATGAGTGATCCGCTCGAGACGGCGACGAAAGCGGGACGAACGGCGCTCACCGAATCCGAGGCGAAAGCGGTGCTTTCAGCTCGTGGAATTGCCGTTCCGGACGGCGAGACCGCTCAAACGCCGGCGGAGGCGGTGGATGCCGCGGGTCGACTCGGCTACCCCGTCGTCGTCAAGATCGAATCGCCGAGCGTCCAACACAAGAGCGACTGGGGCGGCGGTATCGGTGTCGCCCTCGGACTCGAGGACGGGGACGCCGTCGAAGCGGCTGCCGCCGAAATACTCGAGACGGCCGAGGAGCGGGGGATAGAGGCGGCAGTCAGAGTCGAGTCCGCACTCGAGGTCGACGGCGGCATCGAGGTCATCGTCGGCGGAACCCGCGACCCGTCGTTCGGACCCACCGTCCTGGTCGGACTCGGGGGCGTCGCCGTCGAAGTCCTGGAGGATACGAGCCACCGACTCGCGCCGGTGACGACCGAGGAGGCGCTGGCGATGACGCGCGAGCTCGAGGCCTCGCCACTGCTTGACGGCTACCGCGGCGAACCGGCAATCGATCGGGACGCGGTCGCCGACGCGATACAGACTGTCGGCGAGTTCCTCGTCGACGAACCTTCTGTTTCGGAGGTCGAGGTGAACCCGCTGCTGGCGCGCGGCGACGACGCGCTCGCGCTCGACGCGCTGGTAACTCTGACGCCGGACGCCCGGAGCGAGTAG
- a CDS encoding cupin domain-containing protein — protein sequence MAQQEPDEQVELSSSTRSHLEEQNLRPLWEVEDTMGNVYDDLEPDIWKWEDIQTAIDNIEDDIPIDDLPPGFQRRVTVPINTGMENAISNTIYVGVQTVSPGETAPAHRHGANALRFTIDGHEEMKTVVAGEEFPMHDNDLITTPQWEWHDHVNDSDETATWLDVLDLPLILDSLNARNVFENHELDRQPVTKTQGYWDSQYGRARPTEAAKDDSIPGPFEGTADPTPPYRFKWRETHETLRQRADNDTPDPYDGYSMAYVNPNSGSPPLFPTMSFRSQLLNEGPTDAHFHNATEVFFVIEGEGATHVDGEALEWSERDIFVVPPGTKHHHEPDDEAILLGMSDRPVYEAFNFYTEAEA from the coding sequence ATGGCACAGCAAGAGCCCGACGAACAGGTAGAGCTGAGCTCCAGCACCCGGAGCCATCTCGAGGAACAGAACCTTCGGCCGCTCTGGGAGGTCGAGGATACGATGGGCAACGTCTACGACGACCTCGAGCCGGATATCTGGAAGTGGGAGGACATCCAGACCGCAATCGACAACATCGAGGACGACATTCCGATCGACGACCTGCCGCCGGGCTTTCAGCGACGCGTGACGGTCCCGATCAACACCGGGATGGAAAACGCGATTTCGAACACGATCTACGTCGGCGTCCAGACGGTTTCACCGGGCGAAACCGCACCTGCACACCGACACGGTGCGAACGCGTTGCGGTTTACGATCGACGGCCACGAGGAGATGAAGACGGTCGTCGCGGGTGAGGAGTTCCCGATGCACGACAACGACCTGATCACGACGCCGCAGTGGGAGTGGCACGATCACGTCAACGACTCCGACGAAACCGCGACGTGGCTCGACGTGCTCGATCTGCCGCTGATTCTCGACTCGTTGAACGCCAGGAACGTCTTCGAAAACCACGAACTCGACCGACAGCCGGTCACCAAGACGCAGGGGTACTGGGATTCGCAGTACGGTCGGGCCCGTCCCACCGAAGCGGCGAAAGACGACTCCATTCCGGGTCCGTTCGAGGGGACCGCCGACCCGACGCCCCCGTATCGGTTCAAGTGGCGCGAAACCCACGAAACGCTGCGCCAGCGGGCCGACAACGATACGCCCGACCCCTACGACGGCTACAGCATGGCGTACGTCAACCCCAACTCCGGATCGCCGCCGCTGTTCCCGACGATGTCGTTCCGCTCGCAACTGCTCAACGAGGGGCCGACGGACGCCCACTTCCACAACGCGACCGAGGTCTTCTTCGTCATCGAAGGAGAGGGTGCGACCCACGTTGACGGCGAGGCCCTCGAGTGGAGTGAACGCGACATCTTCGTCGTTCCGCCGGGAACCAAACACCACCACGAACCAGACGACGAAGCGATCCTGCTCGGCATGTCGGATCGACCGGTGTACGAAGCGTTCAACTTCTACACCGAAGCCGAGGCCTGA
- a CDS encoding fumarylacetoacetate hydrolase family protein, with translation MHFVRYDSDRLGVLTDDQTGIVDLTDRLGLESEDPLIEYIEGDYDASQYADEDADHSVEDVHVESPVEHPKKVIAAPLNYENHIEEAISDKDITTDEWFSIEDKGYFLKAPSSIAGPDDGIELPFSDRRVDHEIELAFIMGSDVKDVDADEAWDNIFGYTILLDISVRGDQDRSNRKSYDTFTIIGPCVATPDEVGEPQNLDMELQLNGETRQDDNTNDMVYTCADVVEYASLGATISAGDVITTGTPEGVSSLADGDTIDAEIENVGSMTVDVTERDARFADVNVEKGGQ, from the coding sequence ATGCACTTCGTCCGATACGATAGCGACCGACTCGGAGTACTCACTGACGACCAGACGGGCATCGTCGATCTGACAGACCGCCTCGGCCTCGAGTCCGAGGACCCGCTGATCGAATACATCGAGGGCGACTACGACGCGAGCCAGTACGCAGACGAGGACGCGGATCACTCCGTCGAGGACGTCCACGTCGAATCGCCGGTCGAACACCCGAAGAAAGTCATCGCCGCCCCGCTGAACTACGAAAACCACATCGAGGAGGCGATCAGCGACAAGGACATCACCACCGACGAGTGGTTCTCGATCGAAGACAAGGGCTACTTCCTCAAAGCGCCCTCGAGCATCGCCGGCCCCGACGACGGAATTGAACTGCCGTTCTCGGATCGGCGGGTCGACCACGAGATCGAACTCGCGTTCATCATGGGTTCGGACGTGAAAGACGTCGACGCCGACGAGGCGTGGGACAACATCTTCGGATACACGATCCTGCTCGACATCTCCGTTCGCGGCGATCAGGACCGCTCGAACCGGAAGTCCTACGACACGTTCACCATCATCGGCCCGTGCGTCGCGACGCCGGACGAGGTCGGCGAACCGCAGAACCTCGATATGGAACTCCAACTCAACGGCGAGACCCGCCAGGACGACAACACTAACGATATGGTCTACACGTGCGCGGACGTCGTCGAATACGCCTCCCTCGGCGCGACCATCTCGGCCGGCGACGTCATCACGACTGGAACCCCGGAGGGTGTCAGCTCGCTCGCCGACGGCGACACGATCGACGCCGAAATCGAGAACGTCGGCTCGATGACCGTCGACGTGACCGAACGCGACGCTCGTTTCGCCGACGTCAACGTCGAGAAGGGCGGCCAGTAA
- a CDS encoding aldehyde dehydrogenase family protein → MAQQSQPAYDVAGDWEKLYIDGEWTTAASGETLTVEDPSTREAIAEVPRGSSADVDAAYEAAADAQDEWAATPPAEREELVQNLLEALEDHNDEIIELLSKEAGGSAVMGGTSAHLAEDQVGEAATLPRRMKGEHAHSNIPGKENVVEREPKGVVTVISPWNFPLNLSMRAVAPAVAAGNTVVLKPSTNTPIVGGLLFGRLFEEAGFPDGVLNVVTGRGSEIGDDVASHPESDVVAFTGSTPVGRGVAAAAGENLAVAAMELGGNNAHIVTDEADLDMAIDAATFGSFVHQGQVCISINRHLVHEDVYDEYVERLTERAESLPVGSAHDPDTIVGPIIDESQREEMLEYVEETIDAGATLETGGETVELDGVDDSLVVAPTVLSDVTNDMSAACFEHFGPIAPVIPFSDVDEAIELANSTEYGLSGSVHAGDVGTGMEIAQRLETGMVHVNDQPINDEAHVPFSGTGASGMGGYNTDDFLGEVTEKKWISLQHEPREYPF, encoded by the coding sequence ATGGCTCAACAGAGTCAACCAGCGTACGACGTTGCGGGGGACTGGGAGAAACTCTACATAGACGGGGAGTGGACGACCGCTGCGAGCGGGGAGACGCTCACCGTTGAGGACCCGTCGACGCGCGAGGCGATCGCGGAAGTGCCGCGAGGATCGTCCGCCGACGTCGACGCGGCCTACGAAGCCGCTGCCGACGCACAGGACGAATGGGCGGCGACGCCGCCCGCCGAACGAGAGGAACTCGTCCAGAATCTCCTCGAGGCGCTCGAGGACCACAACGACGAAATTATCGAACTACTGAGCAAGGAGGCCGGCGGGTCCGCCGTCATGGGTGGCACGTCCGCCCACCTCGCCGAGGATCAGGTAGGCGAGGCGGCGACGCTGCCCCGGCGGATGAAAGGCGAGCACGCTCACTCGAACATTCCGGGCAAGGAGAACGTCGTCGAGCGCGAGCCCAAGGGCGTCGTGACGGTGATTTCGCCGTGGAACTTCCCGCTGAACCTCTCGATGCGAGCGGTCGCGCCGGCCGTCGCCGCGGGCAACACCGTCGTCCTCAAGCCCTCGACCAACACGCCGATCGTCGGCGGACTGCTCTTCGGTCGACTGTTCGAGGAGGCCGGCTTCCCAGACGGCGTGCTCAACGTGGTCACCGGACGCGGCTCGGAGATCGGTGACGACGTGGCGAGCCACCCCGAAAGCGACGTGGTCGCGTTCACGGGATCGACACCAGTTGGACGGGGCGTCGCGGCGGCCGCGGGCGAGAACCTCGCGGTCGCGGCGATGGAACTCGGCGGCAACAACGCCCACATCGTCACCGACGAGGCCGACCTCGATATGGCGATCGACGCCGCAACGTTCGGCAGTTTCGTCCACCAGGGCCAGGTCTGCATCTCGATCAACCGCCACCTCGTCCACGAGGACGTCTACGACGAGTACGTCGAGCGCCTCACCGAGCGGGCCGAATCGCTCCCCGTCGGCTCGGCCCACGATCCCGATACGATCGTCGGCCCGATCATCGACGAGTCCCAGCGCGAGGAGATGCTCGAGTACGTCGAAGAAACCATCGACGCGGGCGCGACCCTCGAGACGGGCGGCGAAACGGTCGAACTCGACGGCGTCGACGACAGTCTCGTCGTCGCGCCGACGGTGCTCTCTGACGTGACCAACGACATGTCCGCCGCCTGCTTCGAACACTTCGGCCCGATCGCCCCCGTGATCCCGTTCTCGGACGTCGACGAGGCGATCGAGCTGGCTAACAGCACGGAGTACGGCCTCTCGGGGTCGGTCCACGCCGGCGACGTCGGCACCGGCATGGAGATCGCCCAGCGACTGGAAACCGGCATGGTCCACGTCAACGACCAGCCGATCAACGACGAAGCACACGTCCCCTTCAGCGGCACGGGCGCGTCAGGAATGGGCGGGTACAACACCGACGACTTCCTCGGCGAAGTCACCGAGAAAAAGTGGATCTCTCTCCAGCACGAACCTCGAGAGTACCCCTTCTAA
- a CDS encoding CoA-binding protein yields MSLSHLFDPDGIAVIGASKTPGKLGNDAMTNIESYDGDVYPVNPSSSGTVYGYEFVDSVHDVEADLALCCVPGPVLPEVIEECGEAGIGAAVIFAGGFAEVDADGEQLERTITDLADEYDITLLGPNTAGYILPDLDLYGSFVPRIREVESGNVGILAQSGGVGVTASFQLEREGYGVSAMFGLGNRANTGFAELIPELDADPNTDAIALHIEGTEDFEGFLEACENAETPIVAFKVGESDVGEFVQSHTAAPDHDNETYERALSTRGVTMVSSLTELIDASRALADSPVPDGQNVGVVTAQAGPGIIVADALKQEGIEFPDLTDATQETVDDLLQGITYTENPVDTGRPMPEFGEVVEAVARDENVDIVIVYEIYEDSLGYPVEELESLTDDIDKPVLFTIAGPNHALEEERRAMEDIGVPTFQSPQRGADAVAALVDSISEEREESDLSVTSSQ; encoded by the coding sequence ATGTCCCTCTCCCATCTCTTCGACCCCGACGGCATCGCCGTCATCGGCGCATCGAAAACGCCCGGCAAGCTCGGCAACGACGCCATGACGAACATCGAATCCTACGACGGCGACGTCTATCCGGTCAACCCCTCGAGTTCCGGCACCGTCTACGGCTACGAGTTCGTTGACTCGGTACACGACGTCGAGGCCGACCTGGCGCTGTGTTGCGTGCCGGGTCCGGTGCTGCCCGAGGTCATCGAGGAGTGTGGCGAGGCGGGGATCGGCGCGGCGGTCATCTTCGCGGGCGGGTTCGCCGAGGTCGACGCCGACGGCGAACAGCTAGAGCGGACGATCACCGACCTCGCGGATGAATACGATATCACCCTTCTGGGACCGAACACGGCCGGATACATTCTTCCCGATCTCGATCTCTACGGCTCGTTCGTCCCCCGAATCCGGGAGGTTGAGTCCGGAAACGTCGGCATTCTTGCCCAGAGCGGCGGCGTCGGCGTCACGGCCTCGTTCCAACTCGAGCGTGAAGGCTACGGCGTCTCCGCGATGTTCGGGCTCGGAAACCGCGCGAACACCGGCTTCGCGGAACTGATCCCCGAACTCGACGCGGATCCGAACACCGACGCTATCGCGCTCCACATCGAAGGCACCGAGGACTTCGAGGGCTTCCTCGAGGCCTGCGAGAACGCCGAAACGCCCATCGTCGCGTTCAAGGTCGGCGAATCGGACGTGGGTGAGTTCGTCCAGTCTCACACGGCCGCGCCCGATCACGATAACGAAACGTACGAACGAGCGCTTTCGACTCGCGGCGTGACGATGGTCTCGTCGCTGACGGAACTCATCGACGCGAGTCGCGCACTCGCGGACTCGCCGGTTCCCGACGGCCAGAACGTCGGCGTCGTGACGGCTCAGGCGGGACCCGGCATCATCGTCGCCGACGCGCTCAAACAGGAGGGTATCGAGTTCCCTGACCTCACCGACGCGACACAGGAGACCGTCGACGACCTCCTGCAGGGGATCACCTACACCGAGAACCCAGTCGACACGGGTCGTCCGATGCCCGAGTTCGGCGAGGTCGTCGAGGCGGTCGCGCGCGACGAGAACGTCGACATCGTCATCGTCTACGAGATTTACGAGGACTCGCTTGGCTACCCCGTCGAGGAACTCGAGTCGCTGACCGACGACATCGACAAACCGGTGCTTTTCACTATCGCCGGTCCGAACCACGCGCTCGAGGAAGAGCGCCGAGCGATGGAAGACATCGGCGTGCCGACGTTCCAGTCGCCACAACGCGGCGCGGATGCCGTCGCCGCGCTCGTCGACTCGATTTCGGAGGAACGGGAGGAGTCGGATCTATCAGTTACGTCTTCCCAGTAG
- a CDS encoding carbohydrate kinase family protein, translating into MAPEVVVAGETLIDFLPERPGPLTDVEGFERRPGGAPANVAVGLSRLGVSPLFWTRLARDPFGDYLASTLDAYGISHDLIERDPDAKTTLAFVTHDEIGDRSFSFHRENTADTRFESGTVADSTLESVDWVHVGGVALSSGTARDAMFDLLARAADAGCTVSFDPNARPELWPDGETFRHVTHTALSHVDVLKATRDELERLGFAGSSANALARDALDAGPHTVLLTKGGDGAVGIAAGAADAPWSGTASHPGYDVDVVDTTGAGDAFVAGAIAGLNDGRGLGETLAFANAVAATTTTARGAMTALPGLEAVESIVGESSSLEIS; encoded by the coding sequence ATGGCACCCGAAGTGGTCGTCGCCGGTGAGACGCTCATCGACTTTCTCCCCGAGCGGCCCGGCCCGCTGACGGACGTCGAGGGGTTCGAGCGCAGACCGGGCGGTGCGCCCGCGAACGTCGCCGTCGGACTGTCCCGTCTGGGAGTTTCCCCGCTCTTCTGGACCCGACTCGCTCGAGACCCGTTCGGCGACTACCTCGCCTCGACGCTCGACGCGTACGGGATCTCGCACGACCTGATCGAGCGGGACCCGGACGCGAAGACGACCCTCGCGTTCGTCACGCACGACGAGATCGGCGATCGATCCTTCTCGTTCCACCGGGAGAACACCGCGGACACGCGATTCGAGTCGGGAACCGTGGCCGATTCGACGCTCGAGTCGGTCGACTGGGTCCACGTCGGCGGCGTCGCGCTCTCGAGTGGCACGGCTCGAGACGCAATGTTCGATCTGCTCGCGCGAGCGGCCGATGCCGGCTGTACCGTCTCGTTCGACCCGAACGCGAGACCCGAACTGTGGCCGGACGGCGAGACGTTCAGACACGTCACGCACACCGCGCTTTCTCACGTCGACGTGCTCAAGGCGACTCGGGACGAACTCGAGCGACTCGGCTTCGCGGGATCGTCCGCGAACGCGCTTGCCCGCGACGCGCTCGATGCTGGTCCGCACACGGTCTTGCTTACGAAGGGAGGCGACGGTGCCGTCGGAATCGCCGCTGGCGCCGCCGACGCGCCGTGGTCGGGGACGGCGAGCCATCCCGGATATGACGTCGATGTGGTCGACACGACCGGTGCCGGCGACGCGTTCGTTGCCGGTGCGATCGCCGGATTGAACGACGGGCGGGGGCTCGGGGAGACGCTCGCGTTCGCCAACGCCGTCGCGGCCACGACGACGACGGCGAGGGGCGCGATGACGGCGCTGCCGGGTCTCGAGGCCGTCGAATCGATCGTCGGCGAATCGTCCTCGCTCGAGATTTCGTGA
- a CDS encoding Gfo/Idh/MocA family protein, producing the protein MTLEVGVLGYRFMGKAHANALARLPMFFPDAPDIERSVLVGRDEAALSDAADQLGFEEISTDWREVVDEVDAFYNLGPNHVHPEPSIAALEAGTAVFCEKPLAPTLEGAESMAEAARDADVPAGCAFNYRFVPAIQYANELIEAGELGEIRHVRGRYLQDWLVDPDAPWSWRNDEEMAGSGALGDLGAHTVDLLQFLVGDITRLSGHLRTFVDERPVEGSDETRPVTVDDAYSAQAEFEGGVMGTLEATRYATGHKNDHTIEIEGSAGSLRFSLERLNELEVCLEGNRGYETVLVTDEDDPYLEHWWPPGHVLGWEHTFVHENYEFLSAVEAGGEYEPSFEDGLSAQRVLAAIQDSDERGEWVDLE; encoded by the coding sequence ATGACACTCGAGGTCGGCGTTCTCGGCTATCGGTTCATGGGCAAAGCACACGCGAACGCGCTGGCGCGCCTCCCGATGTTTTTCCCCGACGCACCGGATATCGAACGAAGCGTCCTCGTCGGTCGCGACGAAGCGGCGCTGTCCGACGCGGCCGACCAGCTCGGGTTCGAAGAGATTTCGACCGACTGGCGGGAGGTCGTCGACGAGGTCGACGCCTTCTACAACCTCGGGCCGAACCACGTCCACCCCGAGCCCTCGATCGCGGCCCTCGAGGCCGGCACGGCCGTCTTCTGTGAAAAACCGCTCGCGCCGACCCTCGAGGGGGCCGAGTCGATGGCCGAGGCCGCCCGAGACGCGGACGTTCCCGCGGGCTGTGCCTTCAACTACCGGTTCGTCCCCGCGATCCAGTACGCCAACGAACTGATCGAGGCCGGCGAACTCGGCGAGATACGCCACGTTCGAGGCCGCTATCTGCAGGATTGGCTCGTCGACCCCGACGCGCCGTGGTCCTGGCGAAACGACGAGGAGATGGCCGGTTCGGGCGCGCTCGGCGACCTTGGTGCTCACACCGTCGACCTGCTCCAGTTCCTCGTCGGCGACATCACTCGCCTGAGCGGCCACCTCCGCACGTTCGTCGACGAGCGCCCCGTCGAGGGATCGGACGAAACTCGTCCCGTCACCGTCGACGACGCCTACTCCGCACAGGCCGAGTTCGAGGGCGGCGTGATGGGAACGCTCGAGGCGACTCGCTACGCGACCGGGCACAAGAACGATCACACCATCGAAATCGAGGGTTCGGCGGGGAGTCTGCGCTTCTCGCTCGAGCGCCTGAATGAACTCGAGGTCTGTCTCGAGGGTAATCGCGGCTACGAGACGGTGCTCGTGACCGACGAGGACGACCCGTACCTCGAGCACTGGTGGCCGCCGGGCCACGTCCTCGGCTGGGAACACACCTTCGTCCACGAGAACTACGAGTTCCTCTCGGCGGTCGAGGCGGGCGGGGAGTACGAGCCCAGTTTCGAAGACGGACTGTCGGCCCAGCGCGTGCTCGCGGCCATCCAAGACAGCGACGAGCGCGGCGAGTGGGTCGATCTCGAGTAA